A genomic window from Engraulis encrasicolus isolate BLACKSEA-1 chromosome 14, IST_EnEncr_1.0, whole genome shotgun sequence includes:
- the LOC134462993 gene encoding uncharacterized protein LOC134462993 gives MTDIQTMFHQVRVSKEHIDYLRFLWWPNGDTSQPPVEHRMLVHLFGAVSSPSCANFALRQTAEDNKDMFNPNIISTVNTNFYVDDCLKSLPSEQEAVQLVTELTSLCQKGGFRLTKWMSNSRTVLGHIPKEDRASEVRELDLDRDKLPIERALGLLWSVEDDMFKFNIIVKDKPHTRRNMLSIVSSIYDPLGFLCPLTLPAKLLLQALCRSKHDWDGRIPQAASEKWRRWIEDLSVLEDFEVARCMKPHGFETVRQAELHHFADASEHGYGTVSYLRITNDSGDIHVSFMTGKARVAPMKQMTIPRLELAAAVLAVKVDKMLRKEMEVLYSILKEQHLDDEGLQTLLCEVEAILNSRPITTVTEDERDLEALTPNHILLLKAQPAYPPGLFQKTDLYIRRRGGQTATYDGVVTRPRRCRGARRNSH, from the exons ATGACTGACATTCAGACAATGTTCCACCAGGTCCGAGTGTCAAAAGAGCACATTGACTATCTCAGGTTCCTCTGGTGGCCTAATGGTGACACTAGTCAGCCTCCAGTTGAACACCGCATGTTAGTGCACCTCTTTGGTGCAGTGTCGTCACCAAGTTGTGCAAACTTTGCACTTAGGCAAACTGCTGAGGACAACAAGGACATGTTCAATCCAAACATAATCAGCACAGTTAACACTAACTTTTATGTCGATGATTGTCTTAAGTCTCTCCCCTCTGAGCAGGAAGCAGTGCAGCTGGTGACAGAACTAACATCTCTCTGTCAAAAAGGAGGATTCCGACTGACTAAGTGGATGAGCAACAGCCGGACCGTCCTGGGACACATCCCAAAAGAGGACCGAGCCTCTGAGGTCAGAGAACTGGACTTGGACAGAGATAAGTTGCCAATTGAAAGAGCCTTGGGCCTGCTGTGGAGTGTTGAAGATGACATGTTTAAGTTCAACATCATTGTGAAGGACAAGCCTCACACACGTAGAAATATGCTGTCCATTGTGAGCTCAATCTATGACCCACTCGGGTTTCTATGCCCTCTCACTCTACCTGCAAAGTTGTTGTTACAGGCTCTGTGCAGAAGCAAACATGACTGGGATGGCAGAATACCCCAAGCTGCATCTGAGAAGTGGAGAAGATGGATTGAAGACCTGAGTGTGCTGGAGGACTTTGAAGTGGCGCGCTGCATGAAGCCGCATGGATTCGAAACAGTCAGACAAGCTGAGCTACACCACTTCGCTGATGCCAGCGAGCATGGATACGGCACTGTGAGTTACCTCAGAATTACCAATGACAGTGGTGACATACACGTCTCCTTCATGACTGGCAAAGCAAGAGTCGCGCCGATGAAACAGATGACCATCCCACGTCTGGAGCTGGCAGCTGCAGTGCTGGCAGTTAAAGTGGACAAGATGCTCAGGAAGGAGATGGAG GTTCTCTACTCCATCCTGAAAGAACAACATCTTGATGATGAAGGTCTACAAACACTGCTGTGTGAAGTAGAAGCCATCTTGAACAGCCGTCCCATCACCACGGTGACGGAAGATGAACGAGACCTGGAAGCGCTGACTCCGAACCACATCCTCCTCCTGAAAGCTCAACCTGCATACCCACCAGGACTGTTTCAGAAAACCGACTTGTACATCAGAAGAC GTGGCGGCCAGACTGCTACTTATGATGGTGTGGTGACGCGGCCCAGACGCTGTAGGGGTGCAAGGCGCAACAGTCATTGA